CGATGCATCTGGAGTTGTAGCGGTTGCAGAAATGGCGAAGTACTTTAGCCAAACGAAATCGAATAAAAGGAGTGTACTATTTGTGTTTTTTTCAGGAGAAGAAAAAGGGCTTTTAGGTTCTAAACATTTGGCTAAAAAACTCAAAAGCCAAAACTTTAATTTATATACTCAGTTAAATATAGAAATGATTGGTGTGCCAATGAAGCGCGAGTTTTTAGCTTATATTACAGGTTTCGATAAATCGAATATGGCAACAAAAATCAATGAATATACTGGCGATAAGACTATTGGGTTTTTACCAAAAGAAGCTGAATATAAATTATTCTATAGATCTGATAATTTTCCTTTTTTCGAAGCATTCAATGTTCCTTGTCAATCGATAAGTACATTTGATTTCGAAAATTTCGAGTTCTACCATCATGTTTCTGATGAATTTAAAGTAATGGATGTGTCGCATATGACTTCTTTTATTCAGGAATTTTTGCCTGCGGTAACTCATATGACAAGTTCTCCAACAAAAGAGATTATCATGACCAAATAAACTATGCTTTTTTATCGGTTTTCCTTATTTTTGCTATATGAAAAATATTATTATCACAGGAACGAGTAGAGGGATAGGTTATGAGTTGGCTTTGCAATTTGCAAATGCTGGGCATCAGGTATTGGCTATTTCCAGAAAAATTCCTCAATTGCTTTTAGAGCATTCTAATGTTACTTGTCTTTCGGTCGATTTATCTGATGAATCTGAATTATACAAAGTAGAAGAGTTTCTTTCTTCAACTTGGAAAAAAGTAGATGCATTGGTGCATAATGCAGGAGCTTTGCTTTTAAAGCCTTTTGCAGAAACTACTCAAGCAGATTTTGAAAGTATTTATAAAGTGAATGTTTTTGCAGTAGCTAATCTAACTAGAGTTTGTCTGCCTTTTCTTCAGAAAGGAAGTCATGTGGTAACTATTAGTTCTATTGGAGGTGTTCGCGGTAGTCTCAAATTTGCAGGACTTGCAGCTTATAGCTCTAGTAAAGGAGCAGTAATTACATTATCTGAATTGTTAGCTGAAGAATACAAAGAAAAAGGAGTCTCATTTAATGTTTTGGCATTGGGTTCTGTTCAAACAGAAATGTTACAGGAAGCTTTTCCAGGATATCAAGCACCAATTTCGGCAGAAGGAATGGCTACTTATATTTATGATTTTACACTTAATGGTAATAAATATTTTAACGGAAAAGTGTTAGAAGTTTCTTCGACTAATCCGTAGTTTAATTATAAGAAGGATTATTACCTCAAAGAAAAACCTAAAACTCATAATTCATAACTCATAATTTTAAAACGTTTTGAGCCAAACTCTAGCAAAATATATCCCTGAACATGCAGTAAGTCCAGTTTTTGATCTTATTGTTGATAATCATGTGCATCTTAAGATCGTAAACGAAAGACAAACACGTCATGGAGATTATAGAAAAGGACCAAGTGGCAAACACGAAATTACGGTGAATTCTAGCTTGAATAAATACAAGTTTTTAATCACACTTATTCATGAGATTGCACATTTGGTAGCCTTTGAAAAGTTTGGAAGAAATATTAAACCTCATGGGAATGAATGGAAATATTCTTTCCAACGGTTAATGGTTCCTTTTATACGGCCGGAGATTTTTCCGAGTCATTTATTACCATTGTTAGCTAAGCATTTTAAAAATCCTACAGCAAGTAGTGATACTGACGCAACATTGTCATTGGCTCTAAAACAATATGACAAAGAAAATGATAAGAATTATATTTTTGAGATCCCTTTTGGAAGTGTTTTTAAGATACATAACGGCAAAGTTTTTAAAAAAATGGCCCTTAGGACTAAACGTTTTGAATGTCTCGAAATAAGCTCAGGAAAGACCTATCTTTTTAATCCAAATGCCGAAGTAGAGTTATTACCTGTTAGAGGCTAGTTTCACTACCAAAAACAAAAACCATTTAGAAATTAAGTTTAAGAATAGAATCTTAAATCGCTTAATTTCTAAATGGTTTTTTTTATGTTTTAGAATTTATCTAAAGGTTAGCCTTTTAAATAAGCTTCTCGTACTTTCTTGAATAAATTAGAAGAATATACAAATTCTACAATAGCTTTATTATCGGTTACAAAAATTTCTTCTTTTGTTCCTTGCCATTCTTTTACTCCATTTTTTAAGAATAAAATATTCTCACCAATCTCCATTACAGAGTTCATATCATGCGTATTAATTACAGTTGTGATATTGTACTCTTCTGTGATTTCTTTAATCAAATTATCAATCAGAGTTGATGTATTTGGATCTAGACCAGAGTTAGGTTCATCACAAAATAAATATTTTGGATTGTTTACAATAGCACGGGCAATAGCCACACGTTTTTGCATACCTCCTGAAATCTCTGATGGTAATTTTTTATGTGCATCAATTAGATTTACTCTTTTTAAAACGAAATCTACACGATCTTGAATTTTAGAGCCAGTATCTGTGGTGAACATTTTTAGAGGGAAAGCTACGTTCTCAGCAACAGTCATGGAATCAAATAAAGCACTTCCTTGAAATACCATTCCAATTTCAGTACGTAATTCTCTTTTCTCGTCTGGTTCTAGTTCTGAGTAAACTCTACCATCAAACTCAATTGTTCCAGAATCTGGAGCGTGAATACCTAATAAGCTTTTCAGTAGAACCGTTTTCCCAGATCCACTTTGCCCAATAATTAGGTTTGTTTTTCCAGTTTCGAATACGGTCGAAACACCTTTAAGTACTTTGCTGTCGCCAAATGATTTTTCTATGTTTTTTACTTCTATCATGAGCCTAATAACAATTGTGTTAGTATATAATTAAAAAGGATAATAGATACAGATGTCCAAACGAATGCTACTGTACTTGCCTTTCCTACTTCTAGTGCGCCACCTTTCATGTAGTAACCGTGAAATGAAGGGATTGTTGCCAATAGCATAGCGAAAATTATGGTTTTAATGAAAGCATAAGTAATATGAAATGGAATAAACTCCATTTGCGCCCCCATTATAAAATCATCACTAGTTGTAAATCCTCCATAAACTCCAGCTAGCCAACCACCAAAAATACCTAAGAACATACTAATTCCAATTACGAAAGGATATAGTAGTAAAGCGATTATTTTTGGAAAAACTAAATAGTTTAATGAGTTTACACCCATAACTTCAAGCGCATCGATTTGTTCTGTAACACGCATAGTTCCTATACTTGATGTAATAAAAGAGCCCATTTTTCCCGCCATAATAACAGAGATAAAAGTTGGAGCAAATTCTAAAATTACAGATTGTCTGGTTGCGAAACCAATTAAGTATTTAGGGATTAAAGGATTTGTTAAGTTTAATGCGGTTTGAATTGCAACAACTCCTCCTACGAAGAATGAAATGAAACAAACAATACCAAGGGAATCAATAATTAAGTCATCAATTTCTTTAAAGATTAGTTTTTTCATAACAGACCATTTGGTTTGTTTGTTGAAAATTTCTTTAAGCATCAAGAAGTATCTTCCTATTTGGGATAAATAACGAATGAGCATCATAGTTTTTACGAATATGGGCTAAATTACGAAAATAGTTGCCAGTTTACGGTTTAGATTTTATAGTTTTTTTGATTGCTTGAACTAAAAAAGCTTTTCTTTCATTTTTTTCAATCGATAATTTCGAATGAATTTTGCTTGAGCGTCAGTAACTAACAAAGGTGTTTTTGCTTTTTTTGCTTTCAAGAATCCTTTTATGTAATCAAGGAATAATAACGGTTTTTTCTTCATCATAGCTAATTTTGCAGATGCAATTGCTGTGATCCAAAAACCATAGCCTAAAGTATAAAAAGCTTCGCCTTGTTTGTAACGAGCTGTTTTGTTATAATTTGCACCTGTTGGTTTAAGGTGTTTTACATGTAATGAAGAGTCAGTAATGATTTTCCAATCGTAATATTTACAAAGTAATTCATCTACAGTATCCCAACCCATTGAAGGTTTTAAACCACCAATTTGTTTAAACGTTTCTTTTCGGTATGCTTTTAATGCGCCACGAATATGATCCTTATCGGTTAGGTTTTCTAGTACCCAATCTCCATTTTTTTCTATGTAGCAAAATCCTCCTGCCATTCCAACTTTTGGGTCGGATTGAAAATGAGAAATTATGGTTTCGAAATAGTTTGGTGGGAAAATTAAATCACCATCTATTTTTACAATGATATCATAATCTTCATCAAGAGTTTCAAATCCTTTTTGAAATGCTTGAATAACTTTGCTTCCAGGTAAATGTATGGCACTTGAAGTTTTATTAACTAAGGAGATATATGGATTTTCTTTGGCATAATTCAATACTATCTCTTCCGTTTTATCGGTGGAATTATCATTGACTACAACTATTTTTTTTGGTAAAATGGTTTGCGAAATCAAAGACTGCAAGGTTAACCCAATTAGTTTTTGTTCGTTATGTGCCGGTATAACAATGTAATATTTCATAAGCTAAAACTGATGCGGAAAATTATTTTCTTTCTGCGTAAACAATATAATATCTGTTAGTAAAGCTTCGTAATAACGGACGGATACCGAATTTTTTTACGGGATTGGTCCATTTTTGTCTGTCGATGATTTTCCAACCTGTTTTTTCAAGAAGCCAATCTAATTGCCAATCTTCAAATTCGTGATAATGCCTGTCCCACATATCCGTTTTGCTACGATATGCTGGTGAAAACCATAAACGCATTGGAATCGAGATAAATAGTTTGTCTGATTTTATTTCGTTTAAAATAGTGAACGGGTTTAATAAATGTTCGAAGATTTCGAATGCTGTAACCACATCTTGCTTTTCGGTAGAGAATACTGTTTGGTCGATGTCTAAATCTTCTCCAGTGGTATTTTTTACTTTAAATCCTTCGGCTTTCATGATTTTTGAAAACGGATTTTCAACTCCTAAATCTAAGATAGTTTCGGATGTTGTGATGTGCTTTTTTAGAAATTCTAAAGTATGTTTGAATCGTTTGTTCGGAAATGTTTTTTCGTACATAGTTATTTCGAGGAACGATAGAATCTCTCGTTCTTAGTTTTAATTAGGGTGCAAAGGTACAAAATATCTTCTTTTTTTATTGTTTTTTAGCCCAGATAGAAATGAAAAGCCCACGACTTAAAAAATGCAGTTTTTATTGGCTTAAAAAAGCGACTTTACGAAGCTCTTTTTAAGGTTTTTAAAAAACACATTTTTTAAGTGTGGACTTGTAATGGATAACTGGATTAGCTCCTAAAAAAGGAATTAATGTCTGTATACAAATGCATTAACATTCATTCCTGCTCCAACGGAAGCAAAGATGATAACGTCGCCTTTGTTTATTTCGTGATTTTCTATTTTTCCTTGTAATAATAGGTCGTAAAGCGTAGGGACTGTTGCTACACTGCTGTTTCCTAAATCGTGAATACACATTGGCATAATGTTTTCTGGTGGAGTTTTGCCATGTAGTTTGTAAAAACGATGGATTATAGCTTCGTCCATTTTTTCATTAGCTTGGTGAATCAAGATTTTTTTAACATCATCGATTGCAATACCGCTTTTGTCCAAGCAACTTTTCATTGCTGCAGGAACTTGGCTTAAAGCGAATTCATATATTTTTCGACCATACATTTTGATGTATTTGGTGTCTGGATCTAAATCGGGATTGTATGATTTTCCGAAGTATAAGTAGCCTGCCTCATCATTTGCAAAAGTAGCACTCTCGTATGACAATAAACCAGTTTCATCATCCGAAGCTTCGATTACTGACGCACCTGCTCCGTCTGAATAAATCATAGAATCTCTATCATGATGATCTACAACTCTAGAAAGTGTTTCGGCACCAATTACTAAGCAACGTTTTGCCATGCCAGATTTGATGAAAGCATTTGCTTGTAAGACACCTTCTATCCATCCTGGACATCCAAAAAGGATATCGTATGCAACACATTTTGGGTTCTTAATACCTAATTTATTTTTTACACGCGTTGCTAAACTCGGTAATATATCTGTTTGAGTTGTACCATATTTTACATCGCCAAAATTGTGGGCAAAAATTATATAATCAAGCGTTTCAGGATCGATATTTGCATTTTCTATTGCTTTTTGTGCAGCAAAATAGGCTAAATCGGAAGAGGTATATTTGTCTTCTGCATATCGTCTGTTCTCAATACCTGTTATTCCTTTAAACTTACTAATGACAACTTCATTTGGATAACCAAAAGGGGTTCCGTCTTCATTTAAAAATACATGTTCGTTAAAATCTGTATTCTTTATTTTTTTTTGTGGAATATAACTTCCTATTCCAGTTATTTTTATTTTCATTACACAGTTTTTCCTAATAATTTAGGCTAATTTAGAAATAATATTATAATTACAACTATAATATTTACTATGCATGCATATAATTATGGAATAATTTGTGTTTTGTTTTAATATCTGTCTATATTTTAATAATTACCTCTATTTTTTGCGTTTTTATTGGTTAATTTACGGAGGCTTGAAAATTTATTTTTTGGTGTGTTTTTATAGAACAAAAAAAATGCCTCGAATATTCGAGGCATTTGTAAGATTTGCTTTTGTTTTATTAATTGATTCTCTCAAGAGTAATTGCTTTTTTATTGATTTCTTCATTCACATTTTTAAGAGTTCCTTCTTTGCTAATTTCTGCAAAAATCTTTTTACCGTCTTTAAGCCTTAAACCACTAAATTGTACATTGTCATCATTATCTACGTTTAAAGAGTAAATTTCATATTCACCTGATGGAAGTAACTTAATATAATCATGAGTGTCTAAATTAACTTTGTATAGATCTTTTTTTGTTGCGATATAATAATTTTCTTTTGAATAGACAATTTTAGAATATTGATCGATATTGGGTAAATCGATGGTTTCAACTGCATTGTCACTTTCAAAAAATTCCCAATCCATAGTACCCCAGCTATAATAGGTGTCTATAAACATAACAGAGTTTCTTTTCTTTATCATAAATGATCCTTGAGCAGATGTGCGAAACATATGTCCTACACCATCTGGAACAGGCGAACCCTTACGAGGCCATACTACAGTAGTACTAATGTTATCGCCATCGATATCTATTTTATGAATTTGTGGGATGTAGTTATTGTCCCATGTATAAGTAATAAAATAAAATTTGCCATTATTGCCTAGCCAAAATTCTCTGTTATCTCTTCCTTCTATTTTAACTTCATAGATTCCGCCATTTGCTTTTCTGATACGTATATCATTTGTACCGTTACTTTTGGTGACTCCTTTGCTTTCTCCATATTTATACATGCAGTTTCCTTTAGGATCAACTTCAAAATACATGTTTTTTTGTCCGCTTGGTAAATAATCTATTATGCTGATATTGTCTGGATTGTTTAAAGAAAATTTTCCAATTGAATTTTCAGCTCCCTTGTAATAATAGATGTTTCCCTCAGAATCAGTTTTAGGTAAAATTTCGCCTAATTTTTTAGTTTCAAAATTAAAGCCAATTGATGAGGAATCGTATATTGCTCCGTCATTTTTTCGTACTACAATGCTTGAGTATTTTTTTGTCTTACCACCTTTATCGGATATCTCAAAACTTCCTGTAAGTAAAATGTAATTTGAGTTTAAATTTTTGATATTGTAGATTACCGATTTACCACTTGATGTATTAGTAGAACCATCTGCATTTGTGAGATTTACTGGTAAGTATTTACCATCTGCAGTAATTTTGAATAAATTTGTTTCGGTTGCGAGGTTTTTGCTAGATAATGATGTTTCTAACACAACCAGACTTTTTGCATCCGTAATATTTAATGTAGTTTTTGTATTGGTTCCTTGTTCTCCGTTATTAGTTTCATTGTCTTTATCGCTTGAACAACTAACGGACAGTAATATAAAAAGAGAGCCTAATGCAAGTATAGTTTTGTTCATATAATTTTTATTTAAGTGGAGGATTAAGTTTGTAGCTAAATTATTAAAAAAATAGACACATCTCGTAATTCGTTGTTGGGTTTTATTAAAAAAAAATACCCCGATTCTAGAATTCTAGATCGGGGTATTTTATATTAAAAAGAATTGTTTTTATTCTTCCATATAGGCTTCAATAGGAGCACAGCTACAAACTAAATTTCTATCTCCAAAAGCATCATCGGCTCTGCGTACAGTTGGCCAGAATTTGTTTTCAGCAATATATTCTAATGGGAAAGCAGCTTGTTCTCTTGTGTATGGGAAATCCCAAACATCTGTAGTAAGCATTGCTAATGTATGTGGTGAATTTTTTAATACATTGTTTTTGTCTTCTAGTGTAGAAGCCTCAATTTCTTTACGAATAGAAATCATTGCCTCACAGAAACGGTCTAATTCTTCTAAGTTTTCACTTTCAGTAGGTTCGATCATTAAAGTTCCAGCAACTGGGAAAGAAACTGTTGGAGCGTGGAAGCCGTAATCCATTAAACGTTTTGCAATATCAGTAACTTCAATTCCTTTTTGTTTAAATGGACGACATTCTAGAATCATTTCGTGAGCAGCACGACCCATTTCTCCTGAATATAAAGTGTCGTAGTGACCGCTTAATTTTTCTTTGATGTAGTTCGCATTTAAAATAGCATGTTGTGTAGCGCTTTTTAAACCTTCGGCTCCTAACATCGAAATGTATCCGTAAGAGATTAAACAAACTAATGCTGAACCCCAAGGAGCTGCAGAAATAGCTGTAATTGCGTGATCTCCTCCAGTTGCAATAACTGGGTTTCCTGGTAAAAATGGAACTAATTGTGGTGCAACACAAATAGGTCCAACTCCTGGTCCACCACCACCGTGAGGGATTGCAAATGTTTTGTGTAGGTTTAAGTGACAAACATCGGCTCCAATTGTTGCAGGATTTGTTAATCCTACTTGAGCATTCATATTTGCACCATCCATGTATACTTGACCACCGTTATCGTGGATCAATTGTGTAATTTCTTTAATAGCACTTTCGTAAACACCATGCGTAGATGGGTACGTTACCATTAAACAAGATAGATTGTCTTTATGAAGAATGGCTTTTTCACGTAAATCTTCTACGTCGATGTTACCGTTTTCTAGTGTTTTTGTAACAATAACTTTCATTCCAGCCATTGCAGCCGAAGCAGGGTTTGTTCCGTGTGCTGATGATGGAATTAAAGCAATATTTCTGTGGTGATCTCCTTTTGATTGGTGGTACGCACGAATTACCATAAGTCCTGCATATTCTCCTTGTGCTCCTGAGTTAGGTTGCAAAGTAGTTCCAGCAAATCCTGTGATAACGTTTAATTGTTGTTCTAGTTTTTTCAACATTTCTTGGTAACCTTGTGCTTGATCAAGCGGAGCAAAAGGGTGAATGTTGTTCCATTGTGGGTTGCTTAATGGTAACATTTCGGCAGCCGCATTCAATTTCATCGTACATGAACCTAGCGAAATCATCGAGTGATTTAAAGCTAAATCTTTGCGCTCTAACTTTTTGATGTAACGCATCAAAGCAGTCTCTGAGTGGTATTTGTTGAAAACATCATGTTGTAAGAATGATGATGTTCTTTTCAAATTCTCTGGGAAATGATTTGTATTACTTAAGCTATCAATTGTGTTAGCTTTTTGATTTGTAGCATTAGCAAAAACAGAAATGATTTCGTTTACCTCAGCAACACTAACAGTTTCATTTAATGAAATAGAGATTGTGTTATCGTCGATATAATAAAAATTGATTTCGTTTTGTTCTGCAATAGCACGTACTTTTTTAGAATCGGCTTTTACTACGATTGTATCAAAGAATGCAGTATTAGTTTGTTCTACACCTAATTTTTTTAATTCGATTGCAAGCGTTGCGGTTGCAGCGTGAACTTTATCAGCGATGTATTGTAATCCTTTTGGTCCGTGATATACTGCATACATTCCTGCCATAACAGATAATAATACCTGTGCAGTACAAATGTTTGAAGTTGCTTTATCACGTTTTATGTGTTGCTCACGTGTTTGTAATGCCATACGTAAAGCACGGTTTCCGTTGGTATCGATTGTAACTCCAATGATACGTCCTGGCATACTTCTTTTGTATTCGTCTTTTGTTGCAAAATAAGCAGCGTGTGGTCCACCATATCCTAACGGAATACCAAAACGTTGTGTTGTTCCTACAAC
The nucleotide sequence above comes from Flavobacterium branchiarum. Encoded proteins:
- the gcvP gene encoding aminomethyl-transferring glycine dehydrogenase — its product is MKTDAFALRHIGPRETDHQHMLKTIGVESIEQLVYETLPDDIRLKAPLNLDPAMTEYEFSNHIHQLGNKNKVFKSYIGLGYNQAIVPAVVQRNVFENPGWYTAYTPYQAEIAQGRLEAILNFQTTVIELTGMEIANASLLDEATAAAEAMALLFDVRSRDQKKSEINKFFVSEEILPQTLSVLQTRATPIGVELVIGNHETFDFSTAFFGAILQYPGKYGQVNDYAAFIAKAKENEIKVAVAADILSLAKLTPPGEIGAAVVVGTTQRFGIPLGYGGPHAAYFATKDEYKRSMPGRIIGVTIDTNGNRALRMALQTREQHIKRDKATSNICTAQVLLSVMAGMYAVYHGPKGLQYIADKVHAATATLAIELKKLGVEQTNTAFFDTIVVKADSKKVRAIAEQNEINFYYIDDNTISISLNETVSVAEVNEIISVFANATNQKANTIDSLSNTNHFPENLKRTSSFLQHDVFNKYHSETALMRYIKKLERKDLALNHSMISLGSCTMKLNAAAEMLPLSNPQWNNIHPFAPLDQAQGYQEMLKKLEQQLNVITGFAGTTLQPNSGAQGEYAGLMVIRAYHQSKGDHHRNIALIPSSAHGTNPASAAMAGMKVIVTKTLENGNIDVEDLREKAILHKDNLSCLMVTYPSTHGVYESAIKEITQLIHDNGGQVYMDGANMNAQVGLTNPATIGADVCHLNLHKTFAIPHGGGGPGVGPICVAPQLVPFLPGNPVIATGGDHAITAISAAPWGSALVCLISYGYISMLGAEGLKSATQHAILNANYIKEKLSGHYDTLYSGEMGRAAHEMILECRPFKQKGIEVTDIAKRLMDYGFHAPTVSFPVAGTLMIEPTESENLEELDRFCEAMISIRKEIEASTLEDKNNVLKNSPHTLAMLTTDVWDFPYTREQAAFPLEYIAENKFWPTVRRADDAFGDRNLVCSCAPIEAYMEE
- a CDS encoding 3-oxoacyl-ACP synthase III family protein, producing MKIKITGIGSYIPQKKIKNTDFNEHVFLNEDGTPFGYPNEVVISKFKGITGIENRRYAEDKYTSSDLAYFAAQKAIENANIDPETLDYIIFAHNFGDVKYGTTQTDILPSLATRVKNKLGIKNPKCVAYDILFGCPGWIEGVLQANAFIKSGMAKRCLVIGAETLSRVVDHHDRDSMIYSDGAGASVIEASDDETGLLSYESATFANDEAGYLYFGKSYNPDLDPDTKYIKMYGRKIYEFALSQVPAAMKSCLDKSGIAIDDVKKILIHQANEKMDEAIIHRFYKLHGKTPPENIMPMCIHDLGNSSVATVPTLYDLLLQGKIENHEINKGDVIIFASVGAGMNVNAFVYRH
- a CDS encoding ABC transporter ATP-binding protein, with translation MIEVKNIEKSFGDSKVLKGVSTVFETGKTNLIIGQSGSGKTVLLKSLLGIHAPDSGTIEFDGRVYSELEPDEKRELRTEIGMVFQGSALFDSMTVAENVAFPLKMFTTDTGSKIQDRVDFVLKRVNLIDAHKKLPSEISGGMQKRVAIARAIVNNPKYLFCDEPNSGLDPNTSTLIDNLIKEITEEYNITTVINTHDMNSVMEIGENILFLKNGVKEWQGTKEEIFVTDNKAIVEFVYSSNLFKKVREAYLKG
- a CDS encoding glycosyltransferase; translation: MKYYIVIPAHNEQKLIGLTLQSLISQTILPKKIVVVNDNSTDKTEEIVLNYAKENPYISLVNKTSSAIHLPGSKVIQAFQKGFETLDEDYDIIVKIDGDLIFPPNYFETIISHFQSDPKVGMAGGFCYIEKNGDWVLENLTDKDHIRGALKAYRKETFKQIGGLKPSMGWDTVDELLCKYYDWKIITDSSLHVKHLKPTGANYNKTARYKQGEAFYTLGYGFWITAIASAKLAMMKKKPLLFLDYIKGFLKAKKAKTPLLVTDAQAKFIRNYRLKKMKEKLF
- a CDS encoding methyltransferase gives rise to the protein MYEKTFPNKRFKHTLEFLKKHITTSETILDLGVENPFSKIMKAEGFKVKNTTGEDLDIDQTVFSTEKQDVVTAFEIFEHLLNPFTILNEIKSDKLFISIPMRLWFSPAYRSKTDMWDRHYHEFEDWQLDWLLEKTGWKIIDRQKWTNPVKKFGIRPLLRSFTNRYYIVYAERK
- a CDS encoding M20/M25/M40 family metallo-hydrolase, translated to MKKLFLLVPFIFFACKTNTQVATEATQSNSKLVIDYKVKESDVSSTLKYLSSDELEGRETGTKGIEKAAVYLEDILKSNSVKPYFSSYRDTLSTFKTPAFNIVGYLEGTDPALKKEFVILSAHYDHIGIDKKGVNGDFINNGANDDASGVVAVAEMAKYFSQTKSNKRSVLFVFFSGEEKGLLGSKHLAKKLKSQNFNLYTQLNIEMIGVPMKREFLAYITGFDKSNMATKINEYTGDKTIGFLPKEAEYKLFYRSDNFPFFEAFNVPCQSISTFDFENFEFYHHVSDEFKVMDVSHMTSFIQEFLPAVTHMTSSPTKEIIMTK
- a CDS encoding MlaE family ABC transporter permease; its protein translation is MMLIRYLSQIGRYFLMLKEIFNKQTKWSVMKKLIFKEIDDLIIDSLGIVCFISFFVGGVVAIQTALNLTNPLIPKYLIGFATRQSVILEFAPTFISVIMAGKMGSFITSSIGTMRVTEQIDALEVMGVNSLNYLVFPKIIALLLYPFVIGISMFLGIFGGWLAGVYGGFTTSDDFIMGAQMEFIPFHITYAFIKTIIFAMLLATIPSFHGYYMKGGALEVGKASTVAFVWTSVSIILFNYILTQLLLGS
- a CDS encoding SDR family NAD(P)-dependent oxidoreductase, giving the protein MKNIIITGTSRGIGYELALQFANAGHQVLAISRKIPQLLLEHSNVTCLSVDLSDESELYKVEEFLSSTWKKVDALVHNAGALLLKPFAETTQADFESIYKVNVFAVANLTRVCLPFLQKGSHVVTISSIGGVRGSLKFAGLAAYSSSKGAVITLSELLAEEYKEKGVSFNVLALGSVQTEMLQEAFPGYQAPISAEGMATYIYDFTLNGNKYFNGKVLEVSSTNP
- a CDS encoding SprT-like domain-containing protein gives rise to the protein MSQTLAKYIPEHAVSPVFDLIVDNHVHLKIVNERQTRHGDYRKGPSGKHEITVNSSLNKYKFLITLIHEIAHLVAFEKFGRNIKPHGNEWKYSFQRLMVPFIRPEIFPSHLLPLLAKHFKNPTASSDTDATLSLALKQYDKENDKNYIFEIPFGSVFKIHNGKVFKKMALRTKRFECLEISSGKTYLFNPNAEVELLPVRG